The Terriglobales bacterium region GTCAGCTCGACTTCGCTGGCCGCGAGCGAATCCGGGTCCACGGCGAAGTTGTGGTTGTGCGAGGTGATCTCGACCTTACCCGTCGCCAGTTGCTTCACCGGATGGTTGCCGCCGTGGTGGCCGAACTTCAGCTTGTAGGTCTTGCCGCCCAGCGCCAGCCCGATCAACTGGTGCCCCAGGCAGATACCGAAGATAGGCACGCGCCCCGCCAGCCGCCGGATGTTCTCCTGCGCGTACGTGCACGGCTCCGGGTCGCCGGGGCCATTGGAGAGAAAGACGCCGTCGGGCGCCAGCGTGAGCACGTCCTCGGCCGCCGTCTCCGCCGGCACTACCGTGACCTTGCAGCCGTTGGCCACCAGCTTCCTCAGGATGTTGTGCTTGATGCCGTAGTCGTATGCCACTACGTGGAAGCGCGCCGGCTCGTCCTTCACCCCGACCACTTCGGTGGGCTCATGCGAGCGCTCGCCCACTTCCCACACGTAGCGCTGTTTGGTGGTGACCACCTTGGCCAGGTCCTGGCCGTCCATCTTGGGGATGGAGAGCGCCTTGGCGATGAGCTTCTCGGCGTCCGTCTCCAGCGAAGAGATCACGCCGCGCATCACTCCGTGCTCGCGCAGGTGGCGCACGACGGCTCGCGAGTCGATCTCCGCGATTACCGGGATCTTGAAGCGTTCCAGGTATTCTTCCGCCACTTCCTGCGAGCGCCAGTTGGAGCTGATGCGCGAGAACTCGCGCACCACCAGCCCTTCGATGTAGGGCCGCGTGGACTCCTGGTCGTCAGGATTGGTCCCGTAGTTTCCGATCTGGGGATTGGTAAGGACTACGATCTGCCCGGCGTAGGACGGATCGGTGAAGATCTCCTGGTAGCCGGTGATG contains the following coding sequences:
- the carA gene encoding glutamine-hydrolyzing carbamoyl-phosphate synthase small subunit is translated as MEAILALEDGRVFRGKGFGAKGECYGEVVFNTAITGYQEIFTDPSYAGQIVVLTNPQIGNYGTNPDDQESTRPYIEGLVVREFSRISSNWRSQEVAEEYLERFKIPVIAEIDSRAVVRHLREHGVMRGVISSLETDAEKLIAKALSIPKMDGQDLAKVVTTKQRYVWEVGERSHEPTEVVGVKDEPARFHVVAYDYGIKHNILRKLVANGCKVTVVPAETAAEDVLTLAPDGVFLSNGPGDPEPCTYAQENIRRLAGRVPIFGICLGHQLIGLALGGKTYKLKFGHHGGNHPVKQLATGKVEITSHNHNFAVDPDSLAASEVELT